One genomic segment of Scomber japonicus isolate fScoJap1 chromosome 23, fScoJap1.pri, whole genome shotgun sequence includes these proteins:
- the LOC128385159 gene encoding protein SCO2 homolog, mitochondrial: MLGLRCIVGNLRGGGRLLRSLPHLQKTFVSTATSETQHARLLHHRHRLPVLTQRNFLSQGPDASVRSARMKLRTRAAVTLLFGGGLLGVWWFVDAEKQKRRRQQRVEQLQRAALGHGNFSLLDHHGRRRTKRDFLGSWVLLYFGFTHCPDICPDELDKLSAVVSALDRDAALPPVQPVFITVDPERDDVPALERYVKDFHPRLVALTGTPEEVKEAGRDYRVYASPGPKDEDGDYIVDHTILIYLVTPDGLFLDYYNRMKNEEQITESVRNHINSYRPAADQN, from the coding sequence ATGTTGGGGCTcaggtgcattgtgggtaatctgCGTGGAGGAGGAAGACTCCTGAGAAGTCTTCCTCACCTACAGAAGACGTTTGTTTCCACGGCGACGTCAGAGACTCAACACGCCAGACTtcttcatcatcgtcatcgtctTCCTGTCCTGACTCAGAGGAACTTCCTGTCTCAGGGTCCGGACGCGTCGGTGCGCTCGGCGAGGATGAAGCTGCGGACGCGTGCGGCGGTGACGCTGCTGTTCGGCGGCGGGCTGCTGGGCGTCTGGTGGTTCGTGGACGCCGAGAAGCAGAAGCGTCGGCGGCAGCAGCGcgtggagcagctgcagcgtgCCGCTCTGGGTCACGGGAACTTCAGCCTGCTGGACCACCACGGCCGGCGCCGGACCAAGCGGGACTTCCTGGGCAGCTGGGTGCTGCTGTACTTCGGCTTCACGCACTGTCCCGACATTTGTCCCGACGAGCTGGACAAGCTGAGCGCCGTGGTGTCGGCGCTGGACCGCGACGCCGCGCTGCCGCCGGTGCAGCCCGTCTTCATCACCGTGGACCCGGAGCGAGACGACGTGCCGGCGCTGGAACGCTACGTTAAAGACTTCCACCCCCGCCTGGTGGCGCTGACGGGAACGCCGGAGGAGGTGAAAGAGGCGGGGCGGGACTACAGAGTGTACGCCAGCCCCGGGCCGAAGGACGAGGACGGAGATTACATCGTAGATCACACGATCCTGATCTACCTGGTGACTCCGGACGGGTTGTTCCTGGACTATTACAACAGGATGAAGAACGAGGAGCAGATCACCGAGAGCGTCCGGAACCACATCAACTCCTACAGACCGGCCGCCGACCAGAACTGA